The bacterium genomic interval ATCCCCTTCAGGACGGGCTCGAGCACCACCTGCGAGATCCGCAGGTCGGGCTCGAGGGGCATCGTGCCGTCGTTCGTCGTCCGGATGATGTCGCGGCCCCAGTGGATGCTCGGATAGTCGAAACGCGCGACCTCCCACTCCGCGAGGCGCGTACACCAGACGACGGTCATCGGGTTCTCTTCGGGCACGCCATGGCCGCGGATCTCGCCCGCGATCCCGAGTCGCCGGAAGTGCTCCATGCTCCGGCCATTGGTCACGTCCATCTTCGGATGCTTCGTGGTCGACGGGTTTCGCTCGACGAGGACGGCGTCGATCCCGCGGTGCTCGAGCTCGAGGGCCAGCACGAGACCGACGGGGCCTCCGCCGGCGATCAGGACGGGCGTCTCGGTCACGGGCGGGTCTCCGTCGCCGGCGCATCGGCCGCCAGCTGCGGGAAGAAGAGGCGGACGACGGCTTCGGCGTGGGCGTCGATCGCCTCCTTCGCGAAGACGTCCTTCGACGTGATCATCTCGAACTCGGGGGCGAGGGTGTACCGCGTCGTCGCCGCACCGATCAGCATGTACATGAGCTCCTCGGGTGGTGCGGGCAGCTCGACGCCGTCCGCTTCGAGCTCACGGAATCCGCTCATCGAGACCTCCATGAAGCCGCGGATGTAGTGGTCGACCAGCCAGACGAGGCGTTCGCTCGAGGTCTTGCCTTCCTGGAGCATGAATCGGTGGAAGTGGGGATGGGTCGCGTTGAAGCGGACGAACTCCGTCACCAGGAGTCGGACCCGGGTCCGGACGTCGACGCCGTCGAGTCCCTGCGCCCGGGTCATGAGCCGCTCGCTGATCGTGCCCATCAACGATTCGGCGGCGGCCTTCCAGAGCGCCTCCTTGGTCGTGAAGTGGAACGGGATCGCGGATTGGGCGACGTCCGCGCGCCGGGCGATCGCGCGCGTCGAAGCGCCCGAGAAGCCGTGGAGAGCGAATTCGTGGCAGGCCGCGTCGACGAGCCGCTGGCGGGTCTCGGCGCTGCGCTGTTGGGGTCGTCGGGTCCGTCCAGGCATCGCCCTTGTTTAGTTCGATCGAACTAAATAATCAAGATAAATGGGTCGAACGACCTGAAAAGCCGACTCGCGGCCGCTGCCAGGGCGTGGCGGAGTCGAAATCTCTCTGGAAATCCGCGATCTTGCGCGAGCCGGCCCGGACCGGGGCGGGAGGAGGCGACATGGGACGATGTGAAGGGCGAGTGGCGTTCGTGACGGGGGCGAGCCGCGGAATCGGCAAGGCGATCGGCATGCGTCTGGCGAGTGAGGGCGCGTCCGTCGTGCTCAACGCCTCCCGCATGGGCGCCCACGGCGATCTGCCGGGGACCCTCGAGAGCGCGGCCGCCGATCTCCAGGAGGCGGGCTTCAAGGCCGCGGCGATCGCCGGCGACCTCGCCGATCCCGCCGCCCGGGAGGGATTGATCGATCGCGCGAGCGACTTCTTCGGTCCGGTCGACATCCTCGTGAACAACGCGGCGGCCGGCTTGATGAAGCTTCCGAGCCAGACGACCAACGAGGACCGGAGCTTCATGTTCGAGCTGAACGTGAACGCGCCCGTCGACCTGGCCCAGCAGGCGATTCCCGGCATGATGGAGAAGGGCGGCGGCTGGATCCTCAACATCGGGAGCGCCACCTCGTCGAATCCGGAGCTCCCCTACCGCGACTCGAAGACGTCCGCCTGGATCATCGGCGCCTACGGCGCGACCAAGGCCGCCCTGGACCGCTACACCGAAGCCCTCGCGCACGAGATGCAGGAGCACGAGATCTTCGTGAACTGCATGATGCCGACTTCGATCGTGCTGACGAGCGGGGCGGACTACGTACGCGACATCGCGCGCGCCAACCCCGACTGGGTCGAGCCCGTCGAGATGATGGCCGAGGGCGCGCTCGAGCTCTGCTCGGGCCGCCACGTCGGCCGCGTCCTGACCAGTCGCGAGATCGTCCACGGCACGGCGCGCAAGGTCCACAGCCTGGACGGCAAGACGGTGCTCGGCGACGCGTTCCTGCTCGCGGATCCGGAGTCGACCTTCTGAGCGACGACGAGATCCTGATCGTCTCGGGCCTTCCGCGCTCCGGCACGTCGCTCGTGATGCAGATGCTCGAGGCGGGCGGCGTTCCGATCCTGGCGGACGACCTACGCGCCCCGGACGAGGACAATCCGAAGGGCTACTACGAGCTCGAAGCGGTGAAGGGACTCGCGGAAGACGCGTCCTTCCTCGACGAAGCCGTCGGTCGAGCGGTCAAGGTCGTGGCCCCCCTCGTCGGGAAGCTGCCGGTCGGGCACGCGTACCGGATCGTCTTCATGGAGCGGGATCTCGAGGAGGTGCTCGCTTCGCAGGAGGCGATGATGGAGCGCCGCGGCACCGTCGACGACGCTTCGGGTCCCGCGATGGCGATCGCCTTTCGAGGCCTGCTCGAGAAGGTCACCGGCGAGCTCGTGTCGCGCTCCGACGTCGAGATCCGATTCTTCTCGCACGCCATGCTGCTGCGGCTACCGGATCTCGTGGCCGCGCGGATCGCGGAGTTCGTCGGTGGGATCGATCCCGCGCGGGTCCCCGCCATGGCGGCCTGCGTCGCCCCCGGGCTCCACCGCCGCCGCGCCCGTTAGACGGTCCCCGCCTTCTGGTACGCGGGGCGCGCCGCGATCCGCTCGCAGTAGGCCCGGCAGTTCGGCGTCGCCTCCGAGACGAAGCCGAGATAGCCCGCGATGTTCAGACCGAACTGGATCATGATGTCGGCGGCGCTGAAAGTGTCGCCGACGATGAAGTCACGGCCTTCGAGAGCGCGCTCGACGACGCCGACCAACGACGGCGCGAGTTCCTTGCCCCGATCCACGAGGGCGGGGATCCGCATCTCTTCGGGCATCGGCCCGCCGTGCGCCGCGACCTCGCCCATGATGATGGTGAGCGGGTTCTCGCCGTAGGCCATCCACTGGGAGACGAGGGCGCCCTCGCGAGTGCCCCGCGGCGGGACCAGGGAATCGCCGCCGTGCTTCGTCGCGAGGTACTCGAAGATCGCGGTCGTCTCCCAGAGCACGAACCCGTCGTCGTCGATCGCCGGGACCTTGCCGAGGGGATGGATCGCCAGATAGTCGCGGGTCTTCATCTCCGGCGTGAACATCGCCAGCGGTGAAATCGAGTAGTCGATCCCGAGCTCCTCGCAGAGCCAGACGACGCGCATCGAACGCGACTGTTTCGAGTGGTAAATCGTCAGCATGCCCCCAGTCTAACCGCCCCGGCGGGCCGTTCGGAGCCCGATCGCGCGGGTCTTCCCGGGTGGCTACGTTCGCGTGCCGCTGACAGGCACCCACCCTCGGAGACAGACCCATGGGCAATCTCATCGTCAAGAACGGCCTCCTGATCGACGGCACCGGAAGCCCGGCCCGCAAGGCGGACGTCCGGATCCGCGACGGCCTCGTGACCGAGGTCGGACCCGATCTCGAACCGGACGGGGAGGAGGTCGTCGATGCCGCGGGCGCCTACGTGACCCCCGGCTTCATCGACTCCCACACCCACCTCGATCCGTCGATGTTCTGGGATCCGGGCTGCGACCCGATGCCCCAGCACGGGGTGACCACGGCGCTGATCGGCAACTGCTCGCTCTCGCTGGCGCCGGTCAAGCCCTAGCACCTCGACGAGGTGATGGACGTCTTCTGTTACATCGAGGACATGCCGATCGAGGAGTTTCGGAGCGGCATCCCCTGGAACTGGCAGACCTGGCGCGAGTACCGCGATTCGATGAACGAGAACGGGGCGGCGCTCAACATGGCGTCCCTGATCGGTCACTCGATGCTGCGGATCTACGTGATGGGCGAGGACGCCTGGACGCGCGCGGCGACGGACGAAGAGATCGAGGCGATGTGCGCGGAGCTCGCCGATGCCCTCGAGGCCGGCTGCTACGGGCTGTCGACGTCGTTCTTCGACGTCGACAGGCAGGGGCGCTTCGTCCCGACGCGCTTCGCCGAGCAGAAGGAGTTCGACGCCCTGGCGGCGACGATGGGGAAGGCCGGCCACGGCCTCGTCGAGTTCATCCCGAACTTCACCGGCGAGAAGCCCCTCGAAGAGATGAAGCAGATCGCCGACGCGACGGCGCCGCACGCCGGCGTGACCGCGATCTGGAACGGGCTGCTCCACACCGAGATGGCCCCGGATCGCCACCGCGAGCTGATCGACTACTCGCAGTCGCTCCGCGACGCCGGCGCCGACATCTGGCCCGTCGCCTCGCCGCGGACCGTCGACTTCAACGTCAACTGGGAGCAGACGATGGTCTTCATGATGCTCCCGGAAGGCTGGAACAAGATCATGCTGGTCGCGGGGGAGGAGCGCGCCGCGATGCTCCGGGATCCCGAGTGGCGGAAGGTCGCGCGAGAGGAGTGGGATCGGGTCGACAAGTCGCTCTTCCCGAACACGCGGATCGAGCACGTGAAGTTCACCTCGGTTACGAAGCCCGAGCACGAGCGCTGGCTCGCGAAGAGCCTGAAGGACCTGGTCGACGAGCGTGGCGGGCACCCGAGCGACGTCTTCGCGGACTGGATCCTCGAGAACGACCTCGAGCCCGGGGTCGTCGCCGCCGGCGTGTCGAACTCGAGCGTCGAGGGCGTGAGCGAGATGCTGGTCGACGATCGCGTGATCGTCAGCGCGAGCGACGCGGGCGCGCACGTCCAGATGATGTGCGCCGCGGGGGACACCACGCTCTTCCTGACGCGTCATGTCCGCGAGCGCGGCGACTTCACCCTCGAGAAGGCGATCTGGGAGCTGACCGGTGCCCAGACCAAACGCCTCGGCTTCAAGGATCGCGGGATCCTCGCGCCCGGCTACGCCGGGGATCTCACGATCTTCGACCTGGACGAGCTCGCCTGGGGGAACGAGTACTTCGTGGACGACCTGCCCAGCGGCGGTGCTCGCCTCCGCCGGCCGCCGGGGGGCTATCGGCTGACCGCCTGCAACGGCGTCGTCACCCAGCGCGACGGCGAGCTGACCGGCGCGAATCCCGGCCGTGTGCTCGACGGGGGCGCGGCGCGCCCGGGCTGATCCGACGAGCGGCGTTCGGCCGCGAATCGTTTCAGGCTCGCTCCGACGTCACCGCCCGCTCGAGCTTCTCGAGGTCGTAGACCACGACGTAGCCGCGTCCGTGCTCGATCAGGCCGTCGGTGCCCCAGCCGCTCAGGATCCGGTTCACGCTCACGCGGGTCATGCCCACGCTCTCGCCGATCTCCTGTTGCGAGAGCTTGTGCTCGATCCGGAGCGAGCCGTCGTCGTTCTGGTGGCCGTACTGGTCGTTGAGCGTCTTCAGTCGGTGGAGGAGCCGCGTCCCGGAGTCGAGCAGGACGGCATCCTCGACGAAGGACGTCGACTGGCGAATGCGGCCGCACAGGATCGCCATCATCTTGATCGCGGTCTCGGGATTGCGGCGCAGGACGTCGAGGAAGTCCTGCCGCGCGAGCTCGACGATCTCCGAGTCGACCGCGGCGATCGCGTCGGCGGAGCGCGGGAGGCCGTCGAGGAGCGCCATCTCACCGAAGACCTGGCCGGCCTCGATGATGTTGTGGATCACCTCGGTTCCGGTGGGCGAGGTCGAGACGATCTTGACGCGACCCTTCGCGACGAACATGACGTCGGTCCCTTCGTCGCGCTTCATGAAGATGATCTTGCCGCGCGGGCACTGGACGCGGCGAACGCGTCCGGCGAGGGCATCGATCTCGTGCCCGGGGATCTGGCCGAGCAGGTCCGAACTCCGAAGCAGGCTGAGAAGCTCTTCGCGTCCGATCGGCGGCATGGGGCGGGGCGCTTCCTCGTCGATTCCGCAGGCAGGCGAGGAAGAACACCCTCTGCACGGCGCGCACGGAGGCCGGAAGCATCGCAAACGAACCCGCGGCTGCCCACCGACCGAGGGTCGGTCCGCGCGGTCCGTCAGGGGGTGGTGGAGCCGTTCGGCGGAACCTCCAGCACGTCGATGGGGACGCCCTCTTCCTCGTCGGGAAAGATCTCCGCCGGCGCGAGCTCTCGCAGGGCCTGCTTGGAGGTCACGTGGACGCGGATCGCCACCTCGTCGAGGAGTTCGCCCCGCCGCTCGCGGAGTCCGACGTCCACGCCGGTCACGCCCGGGCGACGCAGCCACGCGCCGCGAACCCGTTCGAGCACCTTCCGTGCCCGCTCCACCTTCGCTGAATCGAGGGGTCTCATGGTTTCCTCGTCGTTGGATTCGCGGAGCACAATGCCGCTCGGCGCGCGATGGACACATCACGAGGATGCGCCGCGCCCGGCGGCTTCGATGTATCGACCTTCACAGTCCCGCGATCTCGGGACGTTTTCCTTTCGGACACCTCTCTCGCGTGCCGAGCGGCGGCGGTACCCTTCGTTCGAGGTATCGAAGTGTCGAATCCGGATCCCACACGCCTGCAGAGCGCCCGCTACACCTCGGAAGACTGGGCCGCCCTCGAACGGGAGCGACTCTGGCCGCGAACGTGGCAGATCGCCTGCACCGAGGACTGCGTTCCCGAGCCGGGCGACCACTGGCTGTACGAGATCGGCGACGTGTCGATCGTGGTGGTGCGGGGAGGGGACGCGCGGATCCGTGCCTTCCTGAACGCCTGCCCGCACCGGGGCAATGCCCTGGTCCGTGGACACGGCCGCGGCCTCGACCGGATCCGATGCGCCTACCACCACTGGTGCTTCGGGCTCGACGGGCGCCTCGAATCGGTCTCAGCCCAGGGCGAGGCGGCAGCGAGGGGAGGCGCCCCGACGCGCGCGACGGGCGGCGCCGGAGTTGGCCTCGTCGATGTCCAGGTCGGCGTCTGGGGCGGATTCGTCTTCGTGAACCCGGACCCGGAAGCCGAGCCGCTGGAGCGCTGGCTCGAGGGCCTTCCCGACGAGCTCGCCTGGGTCGAGATGGCGCGGTTCGGCTGCGACCGTTTCATGACGATCGAGCTCGACTGCAACTGGAAGGTCGCCGTCGACGCCTTCATCGAGACCTACCATCTGCACGCGGTCCACCCGCAGATGCTCGCGATCGCGGACGACGTACACACGCCGATCACCCTCTACGACAAACACACGAAGTTCGTGCAGCCCTACGGCGTTCCGAGTCCGCGACGCGGCGGAGACGTCGGCGACCAGGAGCTGTGGGAGAGCTTCGCGTCCAACCTCGGACACCGGATGGGGATCCCCTTCGCCGAGCAGATGAAGCCGGGGCCCGCGCCGACGGTGCCGGATGGCCAGACCATGCGGGACGTGCTGGTCGGCCGGATCCGCGCCCATCTGTCGACGCTCGGATCGCTCTACGACGACCTCGACGATCACCACGTGATCGACGACTTCCACTACCACGTCTTCCCGAACGCGGTCTTCAACGTGTTCGCGGGCTGGTACGGGTTGATCCGCACGCGCCCCGGGCCGACGCCGAACACGTGCTTCCTCGACATGTGGAACTTCGACCTGCGCCGCGCCGACGACCCGGACGCGCACCCCCGCCCGGAAGACGTCGTGCTCCCGCGCGACGAATGGCCCGCCCTGGGTCCCGTCCTGATGCAGGACCTCGAGCTTCTGGGCCAGGTTCAGAAGGGGCTCCGCCAGCCGGGCCTCCACGAAATCCGCCTGACCCCCGCCGAATCCCGGATCGGCCGGATGCACACCATCCTCGACCGCTTCCTCGACCCGCCCGAAGCCCTCCGCCTCCCGGCGAAGCCCGACTGACGCCCGCCCGCAGGCAACGGACTCAGCAGAAGCCCATCGCCTGCGCGACCCCCCCTTTCGCCGAGCGCCCGCAGGCGAAAAACGAGCCGAGCGCCCGCAGGCGAAAACCTAGTCGAAGACGATCACGGAGCGGGCGACCTCACCGGCACGCATGGCGTCGAAGGCCGGGTTGATCTCGTCGAGGGGGATGCGCTTGGAGATCATCTCGTCGAGCCGCAGGCGACCGTCCAGGTAGTAGTCGACGTACTGGGGCATGTCGCGACGGAACGCGTTCGAGCCCATGAACGAACCGAGGATCCGCTTCTCCTGGAGGGTCAGGTCCGACGCGTTGATCGGGACCTCCTGGTCCGTCGGGAGGACCCCGACGAGGACCGCCGCGCCGCCCTTCGCGATCATGCCGACGGCCTGCTTGATGGTCGGCTGGAGGCCGATGCACTCGAAGGCGTAGTCGACGCCGCCCCCGGTCATCTCGAGGACCTCGCCGACGGCGTCCTTGTCGGCGGCGTTCACGGCGTCGGTCGCGCCGAGATCGCGCGCGAGCTCGAGCTTCCAGTCCATCGTGTCGATGGCAATGATCCGGCCGGCGCCGGCGATCCGGCAGCCCTGGAGCGCGGAGAGGCCGACGCCGCCGAGGCCGATGACGGCGGTCGTCGCACCGGGCTCGACCTTCGCGGTTCGCAGCGCGGCGCCGATCCCCGTCGTCACGCCGCAGCCGATCAGGGCCGCGCGATCGAGGGGCATGTCGTCGCGGATCTTCACGAGCGCCCGCTCGTGGGTCAGCATGTTCTCGGCGAACGACGACAGCGCGAACTGGACGATCGGCTCCCCGTTCTGGGTGAGTCGCGACGTGCCGTCGAGGCGCGCGAGCATCTGCGGGGGCAGGCAGAGATGGGGGCGGCCTGTCAGGCAGTAGTTGCAGCTGCCGCACCAGGCGTTCAGGCACCCGATCACGTGATCGCCGGGCTCGAAGTCCGTGACGTTCTCGCCGACGGCTTCGACGACGCCGGCCGGCTCGTGGCCGAGGACGCAAGGCAGCATCATGCCCATGTCGCCGGTGATGATGTGGAGATCGCTGTGGCAGATGCCCGAGGCGGCGGTCCGGGTCAGGACCTCGTTCGGGCCGGGCTTGTCGATGTCGACCTCTTCGATCGAGAGCGGGGCGTTCAGTTCACGGAGGACGGCGGCCTTCATGGGGATCTCCTGGCGGATGGACGTTTCGCGAGCGATCGAGTCTAGCCTCGGCGCACCGCGGCTCGCGACCCATCCGAAGGCGCGATTGCTACGGTGATCCGACCGGCGGACGACCGTCGGAACGTTGGAGGCACGACTCGTGGAAGACTGTCCGATCCAGATCGGAAGCATGCTGCTCACCCTCGTGGACCCGAGCCCGGGCCACGAAGCCGCGTACAACCGCTGGTACGAGCGCGACCACTTCTACGCGGGCTGCATGGTCGGTCCCTGGCTCTTCGCCGGGAGCCGCTGGGTCGCGACCCGCGCCCTCAAGGACCTGCGGATCTCCGACGGAGGCGGCGAGGTCGCGAACCCGGTCGATGCCGGGTCGTACGTGGCGATCTACTGGGTGCTCGAAGGCAAGGACGACGATCACTGGAAGTGGGCGGGCGAGCAGGTTCACTGGCTCTACGAAAACGATCGGGGCTTCGCCGAACGGACCCACGTCCACACGGTCCTCTTCGACTACGTGACGACCGCCTATCGCGACGCCGATCCCGTCCCGATCCAGCTGGCCCTCGATCACGGCTACCCCGGAATCGCGATGATCGCGACCGAGCGCGCGGAAGGCGTCTCCGAGGCGGACCTCGCCGCGTGGACCGCCTCGTCCGAGGCGCTCTCGGACGGCGGGGTCGCCTCGATCTCGACCTGGCGACCACAGCCGCGCAACGAGATCACGGGCAACTCGCCGATGGACCTCGGGACGGGGACCGGCGGGCCGGAACGGACGATGCAGCTCGCCTTCCTCGAGCGGGATGCCGCCGACGCCTGGACCGAGGTCGAGGCGTACGCGAAGGCGATCGACGGGAGCGGTCTCGGGCGGGTCTGCTTCGCGGGCCCGTTCCACAAGACCGTCGTCGGGACCGACACCTACGCGGATCAGCTCTGGTAGGCGGTCGCCCGGCCTAGCCCGAGCCGCCCGCGCGGAAGGCGGCGAGCCAACGCGCGAGGTCGTCCGGCGTGAGGTTCCGCGCCTCGCCGCTCGACATCTCGAGGGTCCGTCGGGCGAGGCTCGGCCAGTCGGCGATCGGGACGTCGCAGCGTGTGGGCGCCAGCACTTCCCAGTGGGCGATCGA includes:
- a CDS encoding TetR/AcrR family transcriptional regulator: MPGRTRRPQQRSAETRQRLVDAACHEFALHGFSGASTRAIARRADVAQSAIPFHFTTKEALWKAAAESLMGTISERLMTRAQGLDGVDVRTRVRLLVTEFVRFNATHPHFHRFMLQEGKTSSERLVWLVDHYIRGFMEVSMSGFRELEADGVELPAPPEELMYMLIGAATTRYTLAPEFEMITSKDVFAKEAIDAHAEAVVRLFFPQLAADAPATETRP
- a CDS encoding SDR family NAD(P)-dependent oxidoreductase; this translates as MGRCEGRVAFVTGASRGIGKAIGMRLASEGASVVLNASRMGAHGDLPGTLESAAADLQEAGFKAAAIAGDLADPAAREGLIDRASDFFGPVDILVNNAAAGLMKLPSQTTNEDRSFMFELNVNAPVDLAQQAIPGMMEKGGGWILNIGSATSSNPELPYRDSKTSAWIIGAYGATKAALDRYTEALAHEMQEHEIFVNCMMPTSIVLTSGADYVRDIARANPDWVEPVEMMAEGALELCSGRHVGRVLTSREIVHGTARKVHSLDGKTVLGDAFLLADPESTF
- a CDS encoding sulfotransferase family protein; the encoded protein is MQMLEAGGVPILADDLRAPDEDNPKGYYELEAVKGLAEDASFLDEAVGRAVKVVAPLVGKLPVGHAYRIVFMERDLEEVLASQEAMMERRGTVDDASGPAMAIAFRGLLEKVTGELVSRSDVEIRFFSHAMLLRLPDLVAARIAEFVGGIDPARVPAMAACVAPGLHRRRAR
- a CDS encoding glutathione S-transferase family protein; protein product: MLTIYHSKQSRSMRVVWLCEELGIDYSISPLAMFTPEMKTRDYLAIHPLGKVPAIDDDGFVLWETTAIFEYLATKHGGDSLVPPRGTREGALVSQWMAYGENPLTIIMGEVAAHGGPMPEEMRIPALVDRGKELAPSLVGVVERALEGRDFIVGDTFSAADIMIQFGLNIAGYLGFVSEATPNCRAYCERIAARPAYQKAGTV
- a CDS encoding Crp/Fnr family transcriptional regulator, with protein sequence MPPIGREELLSLLRSSDLLGQIPGHEIDALAGRVRRVQCPRGKIIFMKRDEGTDVMFVAKGRVKIVSTSPTGTEVIHNIIEAGQVFGEMALLDGLPRSADAIAAVDSEIVELARQDFLDVLRRNPETAIKMMAILCGRIRQSTSFVEDAVLLDSGTRLLHRLKTLNDQYGHQNDDGSLRIEHKLSQQEIGESVGMTRVSVNRILSGWGTDGLIEHGRGYVVVYDLEKLERAVTSERA
- a CDS encoding aromatic ring-hydroxylating dioxygenase subunit alpha, with the translated sequence MSNPDPTRLQSARYTSEDWAALERERLWPRTWQIACTEDCVPEPGDHWLYEIGDVSIVVVRGGDARIRAFLNACPHRGNALVRGHGRGLDRIRCAYHHWCFGLDGRLESVSAQGEAAARGGAPTRATGGAGVGLVDVQVGVWGGFVFVNPDPEAEPLERWLEGLPDELAWVEMARFGCDRFMTIELDCNWKVAVDAFIETYHLHAVHPQMLAIADDVHTPITLYDKHTKFVQPYGVPSPRRGGDVGDQELWESFASNLGHRMGIPFAEQMKPGPAPTVPDGQTMRDVLVGRIRAHLSTLGSLYDDLDDHHVIDDFHYHVFPNAVFNVFAGWYGLIRTRPGPTPNTCFLDMWNFDLRRADDPDAHPRPEDVVLPRDEWPALGPVLMQDLELLGQVQKGLRQPGLHEIRLTPAESRIGRMHTILDRFLDPPEALRLPAKPD
- a CDS encoding Zn-dependent alcohol dehydrogenase, whose product is MKAAVLRELNAPLSIEEVDIDKPGPNEVLTRTAASGICHSDLHIITGDMGMMLPCVLGHEPAGVVEAVGENVTDFEPGDHVIGCLNAWCGSCNYCLTGRPHLCLPPQMLARLDGTSRLTQNGEPIVQFALSSFAENMLTHERALVKIRDDMPLDRAALIGCGVTTGIGAALRTAKVEPGATTAVIGLGGVGLSALQGCRIAGAGRIIAIDTMDWKLELARDLGATDAVNAADKDAVGEVLEMTGGGVDYAFECIGLQPTIKQAVGMIAKGGAAVLVGVLPTDQEVPINASDLTLQEKRILGSFMGSNAFRRDMPQYVDYYLDGRLRLDEMISKRIPLDEINPAFDAMRAGEVARSVIVFD